A part of Haliotis asinina isolate JCU_RB_2024 chromosome 10, JCU_Hal_asi_v2, whole genome shotgun sequence genomic DNA contains:
- the LOC137298783 gene encoding mucin-22-like, whose translation MEANSTLSTTESTKETLGTETSQSLTVSTESASTESASLATASTTSSQEPTTQETTRTDTSSQSSSTASGSESTTEATISSRSSTASQAGTSQSTVTKLAPYSTQGSTEESSPQTASTPTVETSPTVTPSPYQESMSTTMEANSTLSTTESTKETLGTETSQSLTVSTESASTESASLATASTTSSQEATTQETTRTDTSSQSSSTASGSESTTEATISSRSSTASQAGTSKSTVTKLAPYSTQGSTEESSPQTASTPTVETSPTVTPGPYQKSMSTTMEANSTLSTTESTKETLGTETSQSLTVSTESASTESASLATASTTSSQEPTTQETTRTDTSSQSSSTASGSESTTEATISSRSSTASQAGTSQSTVTKLAPYSTQGSTEESSPQTASTPTVETSPTVTPGPYQKSMSTTMEANSTLSTTESTKETLGTETSQSLTVSTESASTESASLATASTTSSQEPTTQETTRTDTSSQSSSTASGSESTTEATTSSRSSTASQAGTSQSTVTKQAPYSTQGSTEESSPQTASTPTVETSPTVTPGPYQESMSTTMEATSTLSTTESTKETLGTETSQSLTVSTESASTESASLATASTTSSQEPTTQETTRTDTSSQSSSTASGSESTTEATTSSRSSTASQAGTSQSTVTKQAPYSTQGSTEESSPQTASTPTVETSPTVTPGPYQESMSATMEATSTLSTTESTKETLGTETSQSLTVSTESASTESASLATASTTSSQEPTTQETTRTDTSSQSSSTASGSESTTEATTSSRSSTASQAGTSQSTVTKQAPYSTQGSTEESSPQTASTPTVETSPTVTPGPYQESMSTTMEANSTLSTTESTKETLGTETSQSLTVSTESASTESASLATASTTSSQEPTTQETTRTDTSSQSSSTASGSESTTEATTSSRSSTASQAGTSQSTVTKQAPYSTQGSTEESSPQTASTPTVETSPTVTPGPYQESMSATMEATSTLSTTESTKETLGTETSQSLTVSTESASTESASLATASTTSSQEPTTQETTRTDTSSVSTVSTTEESLTSEMLTGTSSAMTENTSTITSSYTTETPSQTSTLSQSSSTASGSESTTEATTSSRSSTASQAGTSQSTVTKQAPYSTQGSTEESSPQTASTPTVETSPTVTPGPYQESMSTTMEANSTLSTTESTKETLGTETSQSLTVSTESASTESASLATASTTSSQEPTTQETTRTDTSSQSSSTASGSESTTEATTSSRSSTASQAGTSQSTVTKQAPYSTQGSTEESSPQTASTPTVETSPTVTPGPYQESMSTTMEATSTLFTTESTKETLGTETSQSLTVSTESASTESASLATASTTSSQEPTTQETTRTDTSSVSTVSTTEESLTSEMLTGTSSAMTENTSTITSSYTTETPSQTSTLSTLFTTPTSARSTPSREATTPTPTMTTEVYSGTTLGQTSTASEGSTESSKSETTFHVTNTESTLSQQSSSTASGSESTTEATTSSRSSTASQAGTSQSTVTKQAPYSTQGSTEESSPQTASTPTMETSPTVTPGPYQESMSTTMEATSTLSTTESTKETLGTETSQSLTVSTESASTESASLATASTTSSQEPTTQETTRTDTSSVSTVSTTEESLTSEMLTGTSSAMTENTSTITTSEGSTESSQSETTFHVTNTESTLSQQSSSTASGSESTTEATTSSRSSTASQAGTSQSTVTKQAPYSTQGSTEESSPQTASTPTVETSPTVTPGPYQESMSTTMEATSTLSTTESTKETLGTETSQSLTVSTESASTESASLATASTTSSQEPTTQETTRTDTSSVSTVSTTEESLTSEMLTGTSSAMTENTSTITTSEGSTESSQSETTFHVTNTESTLSQQSSSTASGSESTTEATTSSRSSTASQAGTSQSTVTKQAPYSTQGSTQESPPQTASTPTVETSPTVTPGPYQESMSTTMEATSTLSTTESTKETLSTETSQSLTVSTESASTESASLATASTTSSQEPTTQETTRTDTSSVSTVSTTEESLTSEMLTGTSSAMTENTSTITSSYTTETPSQTSTLSTLFTTPTSARSTPSREATTPTPTMTTEVYSGTTLGQTSTASEGSTEPSQSETTFHVTNTESTLSQQSSSTASGSESTTEATTSSRSSTASQAGTSQSTVTKQAPYSTQGSTEESSPQTASTPTVETSPTVTPGPYQESMSTTMEATSTLSTTESTKETLGTETSQSLTVSTESASTESASLATASTTSSQEPTTQETTRTDTSSHQRVALSQASRKQHSMSQTQNLPFLSNPPPQHQARRAPLKPRPLHVQVQLVKQAPPSPRSPSKPHIAHKAQQRNRHHRQPLLPQWKRHPQSLLAPTKNLCPLRWKPPQRCPLRNLRKKRWAQKPVKA comes from the exons ATGGAAGCCAACTCAACGTTGTCCACTACGGAATCTACGAAAGAAACGTTGGGCACAGAAACTAGTCAAAGCTTGACTGTTTCCACTGAATCGGCCTCCACGGAATCTGCTTCCCTTGCCACTGCATCTACAACTTCCTCTCAGGAGCCAACCACTCAAGAAACGACGAGGACTGACACGTCTTCA CAATCCTCCTCCACAGCATCAGGCTCGGAGAGCACCACTGAAGCCACGATCTCTTCACGTTCAAGTACAGCCAGTCAAGCAGGCACCTCCCAGTCCACGGTCACCAAGCTAGCCCCATATAGCACACAAGGCTCAACAGAGGAATCGTCACCACAGACAGCCTCTACTCCCACTGTGGAAACGTCACCCACAGTCACTCCTAGCCCCTACCAAGAATCTATGTCCACTACGATGGAAGCCAACTCAACGTTGTCCACTACGGAATCTACGAAAGAAACGTTGGGCACAGAAACTAGTCAAAGCTTGACTGTTTCCACTGAATCGGCCTCCACGGAATCTGCTTCCCTTGCCACTGCATCTACAACTTCCTCTCAGGAGGCAACCACTCAAGAAACGACGAGGACTGACACGTCTTCA CAATCCTCCTCCACAGCATCAGGCTCGGAGAGCACCACTGAAGCCACGATCTCTTCACGTTCAAGTACAGCCAGTCAAGCAGGCACCTCCAAGTCCACGGTCACCAAGCTAGCCCCATATAGCACACAAGGCTCAACAGAGGAATCGTCACCACAGACAGCCTCTACTCCCACAGTGGAAACGTCACCCACAGTCACTCCTGGCCCCTACCAAAAATCTATGTCCACTACGATGGAAGCCAACTCAACGTTGTCCACTACGGAATCTACGAAAGAAACGTTGGGCACAGAAACTAGTCAAAGCTTGACTGTTTCCACTGAATCGGCCTCCACGGAATCTGCTTCCCTTGCCACTGCATCTACAACTTCCTCTCAGGAGCCAACCACTCAAGAAACGACGAGGACTGACACGTCTTCA CAATCCTCCTCCACAGCATCAGGCTCGGAGAGCACCACTGAAGCCACGATCTCTTCACGTTCAAGTACAGCCAGTCAAGCAGGCACCTCCCAGTCCACGGTCACCAAGCTAGCCCCATATAGCACACAAGGCTCAACAGAGGAATCGTCACCACAGACAGCCTCTACTCCCACAGTGGAAACGTCACCCACAGTCACTCCTGGCCCCTACCAAAAATCTATGTCCACTACGATGGAAGCCAACTCAACGTTGTCCACTACGGAATCTACGAAAGAAACGTTGGGCACAGAAACTAGTCAAAGCTTGACTGTTTCCACTGAATCGGCCTCCACGGAATCTGCTTCCCTTGCCACTGCATCTACAACTTCCTCTCAGGAGCCAACCACTCAAGAAACGACGAGGACTGACACGTCTTCA CAATCTTCCTCCACAGCATCAGGCTCGGAGAGCACCACTGAAGCCACGACCTCTTCACGTTCAAGTACAGCCAGTCAAGCAGGCACCTCCCAGTCCACGGTCACCAAGCAAGCCCCATATAGCACACAAGGCTCAACAGAGGAATCATCACCACAGACAGCCTCTACTCCCACAGTGGAAACGTCACCCACAGTCACTCCTGGCCCCTACCAAGAATCTATGTCCACTACGATGGAAGCCACCTCCACGTTGTCCACTACGGAATCTACGAAAGAAACGTTGGGCACAGAAACCAGTCAAAGCTTGACTGTTTCCACTGAATCGGCCTCCACGGAATCTGCTTCCCTTGCCACTGCATCTACAACTTCCTCTCAGGAGCCAACCACTCAAGAAACGACGAGGACTGACACGTCTTCA CAATCCTCCTCCACAGCATCAGGCTCGGAGAGCACCACTGAAGCCACGACCTCTTCACGTTCAAGTACAGCCAGTCAAGCAGGCACCTCCCAGTCCACGGTCACCAAGCAAGCCCCATATAGCACACAAGGCTCAACAGAGGAATCATCACCACAGACAGCCTCTACTCCCACAGTGGAAACGTCACCCACAGTCACTCCTGGCCCCTACCAAGAATCTATGTCCGCTACGATGGAAGCCACCTCCACGTTGTCCACTACGGAATCTACGAAAGAAACGTTGGGCACAGAAACCAGTCAAAGCTTGACTGTTTCCACTGAATCGGCCTCCACGGAATCTGCTTCCCTTGCCACTGCATCTACAACTTCCTCTCAGGAGCCAACCACTCAAGAAACGACGAGGACTGACACGTCTTCA CAATCTTCCTCCACAGCATCAGGCTCGGAGAGCACCACTGAAGCCACGACCTCTTCACGTTCAAGTACAGCCAGTCAAGCAGGCACCTCCCAGTCCACGGTCACCAAGCAAGCCCCATATAGCACACAAGGCTCAACAGAGGAATCATCACCACAGACAGCCTCTACTCCCACAGTGGAAACGTCACCCACAGTCACTCCTGGCCCCTACCAAGAATCTATGTCCACTACGATGGAAGCCAACTCAACGTTGTCCACTACGGAATCTACGAAAGAAACGTTGGGCACAGAAACCAGTCAAAGCTTGACTGTTTCCACTGAATCGGCCTCCACGGAATCTGCTTCCCTTGCCACTGCATCTACAACTTCCTCTCAGGAGCCAACCACTCAAGAAACGACGAGGACTGACACGTCTTCA CAATCCTCCTCCACAGCATCAGGCTCGGAGAGCACCACTGAAGCCACGACCTCTTCACGTTCAAGTACAGCCAGTCAAGCAGGCACCTCCCAGTCCACGGTCACCAAGCAAGCCCCATATAGCACACAAGGCTCAACAGAGGAATCATCACCACAGACAGCCTCTACTCCCACAGTGGAAACGTCACCCACAGTCACTCCTGGCCCCTACCAAGAATCTATGTCCGCTACGATGGAAGCCACCTCCACGTTGTCCACTACGGAATCTACGAAAGAAACGTTGGGCACAGAAACCAGTCAAAGCTTGACTGTTTCCACTGAATCGGCCTCCACGGAATCTGCTTCCCTTGCCACTGCATCTACAACTTCCTCTCAGGAGCCAACCACTCAAGAAACGACGAGGACTGACACGTCTTCAGTATCCACTGTTTCAACGACTGAGGAAAGCTTGACATCGGAAATGCTGACTGGAACATCCTcagcaatgacagaaaacacatctaccataaccagttcgtatacaacagagacaccaagccagacatctacgctttcc CAATCTTCCTCCACAGCATCAGGCTCGGAGAGCACCACTGAAGCCACGACCTCTTCACGTTCAAGTACAGCCAGTCAAGCAGGCACCTCCCAGTCCACGGTCACCAAGCAAGCCCCATATAGCACACAAGGCTCAACAGAGGAATCATCACCACAGACAGCCTCTACTCCCACAGTGGAAACGTCACCCACAGTCACTCCTGGCCCCTACCAAGAATCTATGTCCACTACGATGGAAGCCAACTCAACGTTGTCCACTACGGAATCTACGAAAGAAACGTTGGGCACAGAAACCAGTCAAAGCTTGACTGTTTCCACTGAATCGGCCTCCACGGAATCTGCTTCCCTTGCCACTGCATCTACAACTTCCTCTCAGGAGCCAACCACTCAAGAAACGACGAGGACTGACACGTCTTCA CAATCCTCCTCCACAGCATCAGGCTCGGAGAGCACCACTGAAGCCACGACCTCTTCACGTTCAAGTACAGCCAGTCAAGCAGGCACCTCCCAGTCCACGGTCACCAAGCAAGCCCCATATAGCACACAAGGCTCAACAGAGGAATCATCACCACAGACAGCCTCTACTCCCACAGTGGAAACGTCACCCACAGTCACTCCTGGCCCCTACCAAGAATCTATGTCCACTACGATGGAAGCCACCTCAACGTTGTTCACTACGGAATCTACGAAAGAAACGTTGGGCACAGAAACCAGTCAAAGCTTGACTGTTTCCACTGAATCGGCCTCCACGGAATCTGCTTCCCTTGCCACTGCATCTACAACTTCCTCTCAGGAGCCAACCACTCAAGAAACGACGAGGACTGACACGTCTTCAGTATCCACTGTTTCAACGACTGAGGAAAGCTTGACATCGGAAATGCTGACTGGAACATCCTcagcaatgacagaaaacacatctacCATAACCAGTTCGTATACAACAGAGACACCAAGCCAGACATCTACGCTTTCCACTCTTTTCACAACGCCCACAAGTGCGAGGTCCACACCATCAAGAGAAGCTACAACACCTACTCCCACAATGACAACAGAGGTGTACTCTGGTACAACGCTGGGACAAACTTCCACAGCATCAGAGGGTAGCACTGAGTCAAGCAAGTcggaaacaacattccatgtcacaaacacagaatctacCCTTTCTCAGCAATCCTCCTCCACAGCATCAGGCTCGGAGAGCACCACTGAAGCCACGACCTCTTCACGTTCAAGTACAGCCAGTCAAGCAGGCACCTCCCAGTCCACGGTCACCAAGCAAGCCCCATATAGCACACAAGGCTCAACAGAGGAATCGTCACCACAGACAGCCTCTACTCCCACAATGGAAACGTCACCCACAGTCACTCCTGGCCCCTACCAAGAATCTATGTCCACTACGATGGAAGCCACCTCAACGTTGTCCACTACGGAATCTACGAAAGAAACGTTGGGCACAGAAACCAGTCAAAGCTTGACTGTTTCCACTGAATCGGCCTCCACGGAATCTGCTTCCCTTGCCACTGCATCTACAACTTCCTCTCAGGAGCCAACCACTCAAGAAACGACGAGGACTGACACGTCTTCAGTATCCACTGTTTCAACAACTGAGGAAAGCTTGACATCGGAAATGCTGACTGGAACATCCTcagcaatgacagaaaacacatctaccataacca catcagagggtagcactgagtcaagccagtcggaaacaacattccatgtcacaaacacagaatctacCCTTTCTCAGCAATCCTCCTCCACAGCATCAGGCTCGGAGAGCACCACTGAAGCCACGACCTCTTCACGTTCAAGTACAGCCAGTCAAGCAGGCACCTCCCAGTCCACGGTCACCAAGCAAGCCCCATATAGCACACAAGGCTCAACAGAGGAATCGTCACCACAGACAGCCTCTACTCCCACAGTGGAAACGTCACCCACAGTCACTCCTGGCCCCTACCAAGAATCTATGTCCACTACGATGGAAGCCACCTCGACGTTGTCCACTACGGAATCTACGAAAGAAACGTTGGGCACAGAAACCAGTCAAAGCTTGACTGTTTCCACTGAATCGGCCTCCACGGAATCTGCTTCCCTTGCCACTGCATCTACAACTTCCTCTCAGGAGCCAACCACTCAAGAAACGACGAGGACTGACACGTCTTCAGTATCCACTGTTTCAACGACTGAGGAAAGCTTGACATCGGAAATGCTGACTGGAACATCCTcagcaatgacagaaaacacatctaccataacca catcagagggtagcactgagtcaagccagtcggaaacaacattccatgtcacaaacacagaatctacCCTTTCTCAGCAATCCTCCTCCACAGCATCAGGCTCGGAGAGCACCACTGAAGCCACGACCTCTTCACGTTCAAGTACAGCCAGTCAAGCAGGCACCTCCCAGTCCACGGTCACCAAGCAAGCCCCATATAGCACACAAGGCTCAACACAGGAATCACCACCACAGACAGCCTCTACTCCCACAGTGGAAACGTCACCCACAGTCACTCCTGGCCCCTACCAAGAATCTATGTCCACTACAATGGAAGCCACCTCAACGTTGTCCACTACGGAATCTACGAAAGAAACATTGAGCACAGAAACCAGTCAAAGCTTGACTGTTTCCACTGAATCGGCCTCCACGGAATCTGCTTCCCTTGCCACTGCATCTACAACTTCCTCTCAGGAGCCAACCACTCAAGAAACGACGAGGACTGACACGTCTTCAGTATCCACTGTTTCAACGACTGAGGAAAGCTTGACATCGGAAATGCTGACTGGAACATCCTcagcaatgacagaaaacacatctacCATAACCAGTTCGTATACAACAGAGACACCAAGCCAGACATCTACGCTTTCCACTCTTTTCACAACGCCCACAAGTGCGAGGTCCACACCATCAAGAGAAGCTACAACACCTACTCCCACAATGACAACAGAGGTGTACTCTGGTACAACGCTGGGACAAACTTCCACAGCATCAGAGGGTAGCACTGAGCCAAGCCAGTcggaaacaacattccatgtcacaaacacagaatctacCCTTTCTCAGCAATCCTCCTCCACAGCATCAGGCTCGGAGAGCACCACTGAAGCCACGACCTCTTCACGTTCAAGTACAGCCAGTCAAGCAGGCACCTCCCAGTCCACGGTCACCAAGCAAGCCCCATATAGCACACAAGGCTCAACAGAGGAATCATCACCACAGACAGCCTCTACTCCCACAGTGGAAACGTCACCCACAGTCACTCCTGGCCCCTACCAAGAATCTATGTCCACTACGATGGAAGCCACCTCCACGTTGTCCACTACGGAATCTACGAAAGAAACGTTGGGCACAGAAACCAGTCAAAGCTTGACTGTTTCCACTGAATCGGCCTCCACGGAATCTGCTTCCCTTGCCACTGCATCTACAACTTCCTCTCAGGAGCCAACCACTCAAGAAACGACGAGGACTGACACGTCTTCA catcagagggtagcactgagtcaagccagtcggaaacaacattccatgtcacaaacacagaatctacCCTTTCTCAGCAATCCTCCTCCACAGCATCAGGCTCGGAGAGCACCACTGAAGCCACGACCTCTTCACGTTCAAGTACAGCTAGTCAAGCAGGCACCTCCCAGTCCACGGTCACCAAGCAAACCCCATATAGCACACAAGGCTCAACAGAGGAATCGTCACCACAGACAGCCTCTACTCCCACAGTGGAAACGTCACCCACAGTCACTCCTGGCCCCTACCAAGAATCTATGTCCACTACGATGGAAGCCACCTCAACGTTGTCCACTACGGAATCTACGAAAGAAACGTTGGGCACAGAAACCAGTCAAAGCTTGA